Proteins found in one Geomonas subterranea genomic segment:
- a CDS encoding arylesterase — protein MRNLFTIFTLALCTVTGAGPALAAGTARPASHGTIVAFGDSLTAGYGVPESEAYPARLQRKLQQAGYQWTVVNAGISGETSSGALARVDWIMKLNPDIVILETGANDGLRGQDPELLHKNIDKIVSTLQSRGVVVVLAGMKMLKNLGPAYTGKFAAVYRRVARDRKVLLVPFFLDKVAGKEGLNLSDGVHPTGKGYAIVTDNVYPYLLKAIQQKDKH, from the coding sequence ATGCGGAACCTTTTCACCATATTCACCCTGGCGCTTTGCACCGTTACCGGCGCCGGGCCTGCCTTGGCAGCCGGCACCGCGAGGCCTGCCAGCCACGGCACCATCGTGGCCTTCGGCGACAGCCTGACCGCAGGGTATGGCGTCCCCGAGTCGGAAGCCTACCCGGCCCGGTTACAGCGCAAACTGCAGCAGGCAGGCTACCAGTGGACCGTCGTCAACGCCGGCATCAGCGGCGAGACCAGCTCCGGCGCCCTCGCACGAGTTGATTGGATCATGAAGCTCAACCCGGACATCGTCATCCTGGAGACGGGCGCCAACGACGGCTTGCGCGGCCAGGACCCGGAACTTTTGCACAAGAACATCGACAAAATCGTCTCCACCCTGCAGTCCAGGGGGGTGGTCGTCGTCCTCGCCGGCATGAAGATGCTGAAGAACCTCGGTCCCGCCTACACCGGCAAATTCGCAGCCGTGTACCGGCGCGTGGCCAGGGACCGCAAGGTGCTCCTGGTCCCGTTCTTCCTGGACAAGGTCGCCGGCAAGGAGGGGCTCAACCTCTCCGACGGTGTCCACCCGACCGGCAAGGGATATGCAATCGTCACAGACAATGTCTATCCGTACCTTCTTAAAGCGATCCAACAAAAAGATAAACACTGA
- a CDS encoding PfaD family polyunsaturated fatty acid/polyketide biosynthesis protein, translated as MDLFSLQGESGACSAKSESSQPAVMSLRDALRHIRHPLYLVQRDGALAPQLGGAGSVQSCVGYAPACLPENLGDPSFCRELGIRYPYVGGSMAKGISSAAMAEELGRAGMLGFFGAAGLPISTVSDTADRLKQSLGDIPYGFNLIHSPHEPELEKELAELYIRKGVRIIEASAFLALTLPLVRYRLHGIKRAADGSIVTPNRIIAKVSREELAAKFFAPAPEKLLRALVENGSITAEQAELAAQVPLAQDVTAEADSGGHTDNRPAMALFPTINSLAARLERQYGYDCKLRVGLGGGVSTPASAAAAFAMGAAYVVTGSVNQACVESGTSDTVRGMLAVTRQADVTMAPAADMFEMGVTVQVLKRGTMFPMRAAKLYDLYRAYGSMEEIPAAEREKLEKTMFLAPLEKIWRGTRDYFLKRDPSQVERSERDPKHKMALVFRWYLGMGAHWAKDGVESRKMDYQVWCGPAMGAFNEWAAGSFIEAAAERKIVTVALNILHGAAHLTRANFLRSQGIELRLEEIAPQPLELAHIKEYLC; from the coding sequence TTGGATCTTTTTTCACTTCAGGGTGAGTCTGGTGCTTGCTCTGCCAAATCCGAAAGTTCCCAACCCGCAGTTATGAGCCTCAGAGACGCGCTCCGCCACATCCGCCACCCCCTGTACCTGGTGCAGCGGGACGGTGCACTGGCCCCCCAGCTCGGTGGCGCCGGGAGCGTTCAGTCGTGCGTCGGGTACGCCCCCGCCTGCCTCCCGGAAAACCTGGGCGATCCGTCCTTTTGCCGCGAGCTCGGCATCCGCTACCCGTATGTCGGCGGCTCCATGGCCAAGGGGATCAGTTCCGCCGCCATGGCCGAGGAACTGGGACGCGCCGGGATGCTCGGCTTCTTCGGCGCCGCCGGTCTCCCTATTTCCACGGTCTCCGATACCGCCGACCGCCTGAAGCAGTCCCTGGGTGACATCCCCTACGGCTTCAACCTCATCCATTCGCCGCACGAGCCGGAGCTCGAGAAGGAGCTGGCCGAACTCTACATCCGCAAGGGGGTGCGCATCATCGAGGCGTCGGCCTTCCTGGCCCTGACCCTCCCCCTGGTGCGTTACCGCCTGCACGGCATCAAGCGCGCCGCCGACGGCAGCATCGTCACCCCCAACCGCATCATCGCCAAGGTCTCCCGCGAGGAACTGGCGGCGAAGTTCTTCGCCCCGGCGCCAGAGAAGCTCCTGCGCGCCCTGGTGGAAAACGGTTCCATAACCGCCGAGCAGGCCGAACTGGCCGCTCAGGTACCGCTGGCCCAGGATGTCACCGCCGAGGCGGATTCCGGCGGCCACACCGACAACCGCCCGGCCATGGCCCTCTTCCCGACCATCAACTCGCTCGCCGCAAGGCTCGAGCGCCAGTACGGCTACGACTGCAAACTCCGCGTCGGCCTTGGCGGCGGCGTTTCCACACCCGCCTCGGCCGCGGCCGCCTTCGCCATGGGCGCCGCCTACGTCGTGACCGGGTCGGTGAATCAGGCCTGCGTCGAATCCGGCACCTCCGATACCGTGCGCGGGATGCTGGCCGTCACCCGTCAGGCCGACGTCACCATGGCCCCCGCCGCCGACATGTTCGAGATGGGCGTGACCGTGCAGGTGCTGAAGCGCGGCACCATGTTCCCCATGCGCGCCGCGAAGCTGTACGACCTCTACCGCGCCTACGGCAGCATGGAGGAGATCCCGGCGGCGGAGCGCGAAAAGCTGGAGAAGACCATGTTCCTGGCGCCGCTGGAAAAAATCTGGCGTGGCACCCGGGACTACTTCCTCAAACGCGACCCTTCCCAGGTGGAGCGCAGCGAGCGCGACCCGAAGCACAAGATGGCGCTGGTTTTCCGGTGGTACCTCGGCATGGGCGCGCACTGGGCAAAAGACGGCGTCGAAAGCCGCAAGATGGATTACCAGGTGTGGTGCGGCCCCGCCATGGGCGCCTTCAACGAATGGGCCGCCGGCTCCTTCATCGAGGCGGCCGCCGAGCGCAAGATCGTCACGGTGGCGCTCAACATCCTGCACGGTGCGGCACACCTGACCCGCGCCAACTTCCTGCGCAGCCAGGGCATCGAGCTGCGCCTGGAAGAGATCGCACCGCAACCCCTCGAACTCGCACACATCAAGGAGTACCTTTGTTGA
- a CDS encoding type I polyketide synthase encodes MKTDDLKPANPSNGTQLAIIGIGCLFPKAADKNAYWANIVDGVDAITEVPPTHWPLDAYYDEDQKSPDRTYGRRGGFLSPVDFNPMEFNIPPNVLEAIDTSQLLGLVAAGQALKDAGYGPERAFDKSNVSVILGVTGTLELVIPLGARLGHPVWRSALKDAGVDEETAKDVVERISDSYVPWQENSFPGLLGNVVAGRISKQYDLGGTNCVVDAACASSFSALHLASMELMSGKSDLVVSGGIDTFNDIFMYMCFSKTPALSPTGNAKPFDVSADGTILGEGLGIVVLKRLADAERDGDRIYAVIRGIGSSSDGKGDAIYAPSAAGQKKALVNAYRNAGVTPESIGMLEAHGTGTKVGDAVEVSALREVYGKAENPWCALGSVKSQIGHTKAAAGSAGLIKAALSLHHKVIPPTIKVQTPQKEVVADNSPFYLPTGKRPWFPRPGAPRRAAVSAFGFGGSNFHVVLEEYQPKKQGVDWDGNTQIFTFSGADAASLATRLDAVPADAAWAALRDLALASRSSFDGKAPLRLALVVERGKTNLASLVKNARAMLDKNAKSAWQTPDGAYFACGAAPGKLGMLFPGQGSQYTGMLNDLACSFPQVFDAVAAANEGFVTADGRTLSDLIYPPSSFDDATRAKQEEELRATQAAQPAIGATSLGALRVLRNFGVEPDAVAGHSYGELTALCAAGRLDESALHELSRLRGTLMGAGAGDKGSMLAVSAPLDRIAEVVTTEKLDLVIANKNAPAQAVLSGTSAEIKRAVTVFKGLGLTCKELPVAAAFHSALVADAAKPFLAALEKIDMPQAKIPVYANTTAAVYPADAAAAKAQLAAQLAKPVEFVAQIEAMYAAGITTFVEVGPGSRLTGLVQAILGNRPHLAFAVDASSGKRAGVADLARTVAQLAVLGYGVNLPLWDEGHRPAPAPTGKRPALTIPLCGANYVKAKPKKPPVQPKPAVIAAVQPSAAPAAAPVAPVQAAAAVPPQAAYQHPAPAAPGYQPQPAAQPAAHAGLNESLRLAREGMAVLQKMQEDTALLHRRFLEGQEAAAKTFQALLEQQQQLIMGAPAAPVARQSVPAAVAAAPVAPAPVHAATVPVAPPAPAVAPAPVKAAPAPVASAPAAPAVPAPPAAKGPDAGHITQTLLTVISEKTGYPIEMLELDMGMDSDLGIDSIKRVEILSTLQERLPGSPVIGPEHLGTLRTLGDIAGHLAAGAASAASPESAVTSEGTGSAGACPPSNSPSHVTETLLAVVSEKTGYPVEMLELEMGMDSDLGIDSIKRVEILSTLQERLPGSPAIGPEHLGTLRTLGDIAGHLAAGTVSVAAVAPVAAVAAPTAGAGAAQVTETLLAVVSEKTGYPVEMLELEMGMDSDLGIDSIKRVEILSTLQERLPGSPAIGPEHLGTLRTLGDIAGHLAAGAAPSAAAPATISAASSSNAADVTATLLDVVSEKTGYPTEMLELGMGMDSDLGIDSIKRVEILSTLQERLPGSPTIGPEHLGTLRTLGDIAGYLGSGSGSTPAPAVTAVAAPAAPAAPVASPAATALDHAAVSQALLEVVSDKTGYPAEMLEMTMGMDSDLGIDSIKRVEILSALQERLPASPAIGPEHLGTLRTLGDIANFLAAPAQAAAPAAAEVAPPAVTEAAPTVAAAAFPAAAPAPSPAHPIQRSSVVPVLLQDHDDDAITLANDGEIWVTDDGSAFAAELCGILLEHGCSVRKIDAAQARQIAPAGKLSGLVICAPVAGTDDLFLENAFLLLKNAAAALGESGRAESAVCITVSRLDGAFGFGSGKTLKDPLSGALAGLTKTAAFEWSDVVCKAIDLGEFPHPAAAAGAVAIEMLRRGPVEVGLTPEGRFGLQTALLPSAPAPVDPVLAPGDVVVITGGGRGVTAVSALALAKEYHPFLVLLGRSPEPQDEPAWLAGVTDEAEIKRAIMQNATGKLHPREIEERYRSVVAARELRATLAAIAATGAEAIYRSVDIRDQSAMELLLGEVRRAHGAIRGVVHGAGVLADRLIVDKTPEQFEQVYSTKVHGLRALLHATRNDDLKFVALFSSSTGRFGRVGQVDYAVANEVLNKTAQAEARRRSGCRCVSINWGPWDGGMVTPALKKVFASEGIGVIGLAEGGEFLAREISATDAPVEIVAIAQLPDQAGAAAPATGKPQNLSEAFSLTLTVPEYPFLRSHVLDGKAVLPMAVIVEWLAHGALHGNPGFRFHGFNDLRICKGVVFEDNTPFTVNVMAGRAEKRESFWLVPVELSSPGVNGKTILHARAEIVLATKHPEGIRSIKEIPSTPYVPHDGVIYNNERLFHGPDLHGIEQVDGCSAKGIAASVKGAPAPGKWIRRPLRSSWLTDPLVLDSAFQMMILWSFERFGAGSLPCFAARYRQFQETFPREGVQVVIRVTSESKHGASADMEFLDRSSGKLVARLEGYECVIDPSLKQAFQRNKLRTVTVVGAA; translated from the coding sequence TTGAAAACTGATGATCTGAAACCCGCCAACCCCAGCAACGGAACTCAGCTTGCCATCATCGGCATCGGTTGCCTCTTCCCGAAGGCCGCGGATAAAAACGCCTACTGGGCCAACATCGTTGACGGCGTCGACGCCATCACCGAAGTCCCCCCGACCCACTGGCCGCTGGACGCGTACTACGACGAGGACCAGAAGAGCCCGGACCGCACCTACGGACGCCGTGGCGGCTTCCTCTCCCCGGTGGATTTCAACCCGATGGAATTCAACATCCCGCCCAACGTGCTGGAGGCGATCGACACCTCCCAGCTGCTCGGTCTGGTTGCAGCGGGGCAGGCGCTCAAGGACGCCGGCTACGGCCCGGAGCGCGCCTTCGACAAGAGCAACGTATCCGTCATCCTCGGGGTCACCGGGACGCTTGAGCTGGTCATCCCGCTGGGAGCGCGCCTCGGGCACCCGGTCTGGCGCTCCGCGCTCAAGGACGCCGGCGTCGACGAGGAAACCGCGAAAGACGTGGTCGAGCGGATCTCCGACTCCTACGTCCCCTGGCAGGAAAACTCCTTCCCCGGGCTCCTGGGCAACGTGGTCGCGGGGAGGATCAGCAAACAGTACGACCTGGGCGGCACCAACTGCGTCGTCGACGCGGCCTGCGCCAGCTCCTTCAGCGCCCTGCACCTCGCCTCCATGGAGCTGATGTCGGGCAAGTCCGACCTCGTCGTGAGCGGTGGCATCGACACCTTCAACGACATCTTCATGTACATGTGCTTCAGCAAGACGCCGGCGCTCTCCCCGACCGGCAACGCCAAGCCTTTCGACGTTTCGGCGGATGGCACCATCCTGGGCGAAGGTCTCGGGATCGTGGTGCTGAAGCGGCTCGCGGACGCCGAGCGCGACGGCGACAGGATCTACGCCGTGATCCGCGGCATCGGTTCCTCCAGCGACGGCAAGGGTGACGCGATCTACGCTCCCAGCGCCGCCGGGCAGAAGAAGGCGCTGGTGAACGCCTACCGCAACGCCGGGGTGACGCCGGAAAGCATCGGCATGCTCGAAGCACACGGCACCGGCACCAAGGTCGGTGACGCCGTGGAAGTGAGCGCGCTGCGCGAGGTGTACGGCAAGGCCGAAAACCCGTGGTGCGCCCTCGGCTCGGTGAAGTCCCAGATCGGGCACACCAAGGCGGCCGCAGGCTCCGCAGGCCTGATCAAGGCGGCGCTCTCCCTGCACCACAAGGTGATTCCGCCGACCATCAAGGTGCAGACCCCGCAAAAAGAGGTGGTGGCGGACAACTCCCCCTTCTACCTTCCGACCGGCAAGCGCCCCTGGTTCCCCCGTCCCGGCGCCCCCCGCCGAGCGGCGGTCAGCGCCTTCGGTTTCGGCGGGTCCAACTTCCACGTGGTCCTCGAGGAGTACCAACCCAAGAAACAGGGCGTGGACTGGGACGGCAACACCCAGATCTTCACCTTCTCCGGCGCCGATGCAGCCTCACTTGCCACCAGGCTCGATGCCGTTCCCGCGGACGCCGCCTGGGCCGCCCTGCGCGACCTCGCCCTCGCTTCCCGCAGCTCCTTTGACGGGAAAGCGCCCCTGCGTCTCGCGCTGGTCGTGGAGCGCGGCAAGACCAACCTCGCCTCGCTGGTGAAGAACGCACGCGCCATGCTGGACAAGAACGCGAAATCGGCCTGGCAGACCCCGGACGGCGCCTACTTCGCCTGCGGCGCAGCTCCTGGTAAGCTCGGGATGCTGTTCCCCGGGCAGGGATCGCAGTACACCGGCATGCTCAACGACCTCGCCTGCAGTTTCCCTCAGGTGTTCGACGCCGTTGCCGCTGCCAACGAGGGATTTGTCACTGCCGACGGCAGAACCCTATCGGACCTGATCTACCCCCCTTCCTCCTTTGACGACGCGACACGCGCCAAACAGGAAGAGGAACTGCGCGCCACCCAGGCCGCCCAGCCCGCCATCGGCGCCACTAGTCTCGGTGCGTTGCGCGTGCTGCGGAACTTCGGCGTCGAGCCCGATGCCGTCGCCGGGCACAGCTACGGCGAGCTCACGGCCCTGTGTGCCGCGGGGAGACTCGACGAGAGCGCACTGCACGAGCTGTCCCGCCTGCGCGGCACGCTGATGGGCGCCGGCGCAGGGGACAAAGGGAGCATGCTTGCCGTTTCCGCGCCGCTCGACAGGATCGCCGAGGTGGTCACCACCGAAAAGCTCGACCTTGTCATCGCCAACAAGAACGCGCCGGCCCAGGCCGTTCTCTCCGGCACCAGCGCCGAGATCAAACGCGCCGTCACCGTGTTCAAGGGGCTGGGGCTCACGTGCAAGGAGCTGCCGGTAGCCGCCGCCTTCCATAGCGCGCTGGTCGCCGATGCCGCCAAGCCGTTCCTCGCTGCACTGGAAAAGATCGACATGCCGCAGGCGAAGATCCCGGTCTACGCCAACACTACCGCCGCCGTGTACCCGGCCGATGCGGCCGCAGCCAAGGCGCAGCTTGCCGCCCAGCTCGCCAAGCCGGTCGAGTTCGTCGCCCAGATAGAGGCGATGTACGCCGCAGGCATCACCACGTTCGTCGAGGTCGGCCCCGGCAGCCGCCTGACCGGGCTGGTGCAGGCCATCCTCGGCAATCGTCCTCACCTGGCCTTCGCGGTCGACGCCTCCTCCGGTAAACGTGCCGGCGTCGCGGACCTGGCCCGGACCGTAGCGCAGCTTGCCGTGCTCGGCTACGGCGTGAACCTCCCGCTCTGGGACGAGGGGCACCGCCCTGCCCCGGCGCCCACCGGCAAAAGACCCGCGCTGACCATCCCGCTGTGCGGAGCCAACTACGTGAAGGCCAAGCCGAAGAAGCCGCCGGTCCAGCCGAAACCTGCCGTGATCGCTGCTGTGCAGCCTAGCGCGGCACCCGCTGCAGCTCCGGTCGCCCCGGTGCAGGCCGCAGCCGCCGTACCGCCGCAGGCAGCCTACCAGCACCCTGCACCCGCAGCGCCGGGATATCAGCCTCAGCCCGCAGCGCAGCCGGCTGCACACGCGGGGCTGAACGAGTCGCTGCGCCTCGCCCGCGAGGGGATGGCCGTCCTGCAGAAAATGCAGGAGGATACGGCACTGCTGCATCGCCGCTTCCTGGAAGGACAAGAGGCCGCCGCCAAGACCTTCCAGGCACTCCTCGAGCAGCAACAGCAGCTCATCATGGGCGCGCCTGCCGCTCCGGTTGCCCGTCAGAGCGTACCGGCTGCTGTCGCCGCAGCTCCTGTCGCACCGGCACCGGTCCACGCCGCCACGGTCCCCGTTGCCCCCCCGGCTCCCGCTGTTGCTCCGGCTCCGGTCAAGGCCGCCCCGGCACCGGTCGCATCGGCTCCGGCCGCGCCCGCAGTCCCGGCACCCCCGGCCGCTAAAGGCCCCGACGCCGGTCACATCACGCAGACCCTTTTGACCGTCATCTCCGAGAAGACGGGGTATCCCATCGAGATGCTTGAACTCGACATGGGGATGGATTCCGATCTCGGCATCGACTCCATCAAGCGGGTCGAGATCCTCTCCACGCTGCAGGAACGCCTCCCCGGCTCGCCGGTCATCGGCCCCGAGCACCTGGGGACCCTGCGCACCCTGGGTGATATCGCCGGGCATCTCGCCGCAGGCGCAGCCTCGGCCGCTTCCCCTGAGAGCGCCGTCACCAGCGAGGGGACTGGCTCCGCAGGTGCCTGTCCCCCTTCCAACTCCCCTTCCCACGTCACCGAAACCCTCCTCGCCGTCGTGAGCGAGAAGACCGGTTACCCCGTGGAGATGCTTGAGCTTGAAATGGGGATGGACTCCGACCTGGGCATCGATTCCATCAAGCGCGTCGAGATCCTCTCCACGCTGCAGGAGCGCCTCCCGGGCTCGCCCGCCATCGGCCCCGAGCACTTGGGGACCCTGCGCACCCTGGGCGACATCGCCGGGCACCTCGCCGCCGGCACGGTTTCCGTTGCCGCGGTCGCACCTGTTGCCGCCGTTGCCGCTCCCACGGCAGGCGCCGGCGCTGCACAGGTGACCGAGACCCTCCTCGCCGTGGTGAGCGAGAAGACCGGGTATCCGGTCGAGATGCTCGAGCTCGAGATGGGGATGGATTCCGACCTCGGCATCGACTCCATAAAGCGCGTCGAGATCCTTTCCACGCTGCAGGAGCGCCTCCCAGGCTCGCCCGCCATCGGCCCCGAGCACCTGGGCACCCTGCGCACCCTGGGCGACATCGCCGGTCACCTTGCCGCAGGCGCCGCGCCTTCCGCCGCCGCTCCGGCCACCATCTCCGCGGCATCGAGCAGCAATGCCGCCGATGTGACGGCTACTCTCCTGGATGTGGTCAGCGAGAAGACCGGCTATCCCACGGAAATGCTGGAACTCGGCATGGGTATGGATTCCGACCTGGGCATCGACTCGATCAAGCGCGTGGAAATCCTCTCCACGCTGCAGGAGCGCCTCCCGGGGTCCCCGACCATCGGCCCCGAGCACCTTGGGACCCTGCGCACGCTGGGAGACATCGCCGGCTACCTCGGTTCCGGCTCCGGCTCCACCCCTGCCCCCGCCGTAACAGCCGTTGCCGCTCCTGCCGCGCCCGCTGCCCCGGTCGCGTCCCCGGCCGCAACCGCTCTCGATCACGCCGCCGTCAGCCAGGCCCTGCTCGAGGTGGTCAGCGACAAGACCGGCTATCCGGCCGAGATGCTCGAGATGACCATGGGGATGGATTCCGATCTCGGCATCGACTCCATCAAACGGGTCGAGATCCTGTCCGCCCTGCAGGAGAGGCTCCCCGCCTCCCCCGCCATCGGGCCGGAACATCTGGGGACCCTGCGCACGCTGGGCGATATCGCCAATTTCCTGGCGGCCCCCGCACAGGCTGCGGCTCCGGCCGCCGCTGAGGTCGCGCCCCCTGCCGTGACAGAGGCCGCCCCTACAGTGGCCGCCGCGGCTTTCCCTGCGGCAGCGCCCGCGCCCAGCCCCGCGCATCCCATCCAGCGCAGTTCCGTCGTTCCCGTGCTGCTTCAGGACCATGACGACGATGCCATCACGCTTGCCAACGACGGCGAGATCTGGGTTACCGATGACGGCTCCGCATTCGCAGCCGAGCTCTGCGGGATCCTCCTCGAGCACGGCTGCTCGGTCCGCAAGATCGACGCGGCCCAGGCCCGGCAGATCGCTCCTGCCGGCAAGCTCTCCGGCCTGGTTATCTGCGCGCCGGTGGCCGGCACCGACGACCTCTTCCTGGAAAACGCCTTCCTGCTCCTGAAGAACGCCGCTGCGGCCCTGGGTGAATCCGGACGCGCCGAGAGCGCCGTTTGCATCACCGTTTCCCGCCTGGACGGGGCATTCGGCTTCGGCTCCGGCAAGACGTTGAAGGATCCGCTCTCCGGCGCCCTGGCCGGCCTTACCAAGACCGCTGCCTTCGAATGGTCTGATGTCGTCTGCAAGGCGATCGACCTGGGCGAATTCCCGCACCCGGCAGCGGCTGCGGGCGCCGTCGCCATCGAGATGCTCCGTCGCGGCCCCGTGGAAGTAGGTCTCACCCCGGAAGGACGCTTCGGCCTGCAGACCGCCCTGCTCCCTTCCGCACCCGCTCCGGTCGACCCGGTCCTCGCACCGGGCGACGTGGTGGTGATCACGGGTGGCGGACGCGGCGTCACTGCCGTTTCGGCCCTGGCGCTCGCCAAGGAATACCATCCCTTCCTGGTCCTCCTCGGACGCAGTCCCGAGCCGCAGGACGAGCCCGCCTGGCTTGCCGGCGTCACCGACGAAGCCGAGATCAAGCGCGCCATCATGCAAAATGCCACCGGGAAGCTGCATCCCCGCGAGATCGAGGAGCGTTACCGCTCGGTGGTGGCCGCCCGCGAACTCCGCGCCACCCTGGCTGCCATCGCCGCAACCGGCGCCGAGGCCATCTACCGCTCGGTCGACATCCGCGACCAGAGCGCCATGGAACTCCTGCTCGGCGAAGTGCGCCGCGCCCACGGAGCCATCCGCGGCGTCGTGCACGGGGCAGGCGTCCTCGCCGACCGGCTCATCGTCGACAAGACCCCCGAGCAGTTCGAACAGGTCTACAGCACCAAGGTGCACGGCCTGCGCGCCCTGTTGCACGCGACCCGCAACGACGACCTCAAGTTCGTCGCCCTCTTCTCCTCCTCCACCGGCCGTTTCGGCCGCGTGGGACAGGTGGATTACGCGGTGGCCAACGAGGTGCTGAACAAGACCGCCCAGGCCGAGGCGCGCCGCCGTTCCGGCTGCCGCTGCGTAAGCATCAACTGGGGACCGTGGGACGGCGGCATGGTCACCCCGGCGCTTAAGAAGGTGTTCGCCTCCGAGGGGATCGGCGTCATCGGCCTCGCCGAAGGGGGCGAGTTCCTGGCCCGCGAAATATCCGCGACCGACGCACCGGTGGAGATCGTGGCCATCGCCCAGCTGCCGGACCAGGCTGGCGCTGCCGCACCCGCTACCGGCAAGCCGCAGAACCTCTCCGAGGCGTTCTCCCTCACGCTGACCGTGCCGGAATACCCCTTCCTGCGCTCGCACGTGCTCGACGGGAAAGCGGTGCTCCCCATGGCGGTCATCGTCGAGTGGCTCGCCCATGGCGCGCTGCACGGCAACCCCGGTTTCCGCTTCCACGGCTTCAACGACCTGCGCATCTGCAAGGGGGTCGTCTTCGAGGACAACACCCCCTTCACGGTCAACGTGATGGCGGGGCGCGCCGAAAAACGTGAATCGTTCTGGCTGGTTCCGGTCGAGCTCTCCAGCCCGGGCGTGAACGGCAAGACCATCCTGCACGCCCGTGCCGAAATCGTTCTGGCCACCAAGCATCCCGAGGGGATCCGTTCCATCAAGGAGATCCCCAGCACACCGTACGTGCCGCACGACGGGGTGATCTACAACAACGAGCGCCTGTTCCACGGCCCGGACCTGCACGGCATCGAGCAGGTGGACGGCTGTTCCGCCAAGGGGATCGCGGCCTCCGTGAAGGGCGCCCCGGCACCCGGAAAATGGATCCGGCGCCCCTTGAGAAGCTCCTGGCTCACCGACCCGCTGGTCCTCGACAGCGCCTTCCAGATGATGATCCTCTGGAGTTTCGAGCGTTTCGGCGCCGGTTCGCTCCCCTGCTTCGCGGCACGCTACCGCCAGTTCCAGGAAACCTTCCCCCGCGAGGGTGTCCAGGTGGTCATCCGCGTCACCTCCGAGAGCAAGCACGGCGCCAGCGCCGACATGGAGTTCCTCGACCGCAGCAGCGGCAAACTGGTGGCGCGCCTCGAAGGGTACGAGTGCGTGATCGACCCGTCCCTGAAACAGGCCTTCCAGCGCAACAAGCTTAGGACCGTAACGGTTGTGGGGGCGGCATAG